Below is a window of Poecilia reticulata strain Guanapo linkage group LG8, Guppy_female_1.0+MT, whole genome shotgun sequence DNA.
ACCATGGTGATTACAGCAGGTACTGGTACTTTTGGCAGTGTGGGCAGGTATCAAGTCCTACTAGAAAGTGAAATCAGCATTTTCATAAAGCTTGGTCAGCAAAATGAAGCATGAAGGGCTTGAAAATGTCACGTTAAAAGGCTGTAACCAATAGCAACAGATGACACAGCATCCCTAATCATCAGTCATCAACTGAATCGTGTTTATGACTGATTTAAATAACGTTTGCCTtaagacaacttttttttaactacaatATATGAACtatatatttgaagtttgaCAAatgaagtttgtcaaacttactatatttacatttgtttaacgTGATGACTTAATGAACGTAAGAAATTTACTTGGCTAATTTATTTGGACCAGGTTATTTGTGACCAGTGAACTCAGTGTATTGTAGTTGGATCAccggtttttgtttttcagggcAACTTGATCAAAGTGCTTCTTCATCAGTTGAtgtatctttttaaatgtaagagAAACCAAATTTTGGATGTTAATTACGGTAGCTTTAAGCTGTGACAATCAACATTGACAGAAATGAACAgattcaaaaaatgttttatgtatgcAACAACAAATGGAATGAAGTTAACTCTTTGAATCGAAATACCTCATTACATCAACTTTCAAATTatattctaaattatttcaaagCTTTTCTAATTTACGGAGATAAATTAGAAGCCGGTTTCCCAAAAACATGCCaaataaatgagaaacaatGTAAGAAAGTTTTGAAAGCATCTGTTAGGCCTGACAGAAATCAGGTGATGGTCGATCCATTAAGAGCTGTCCACCTtgtggcacctccagacccagACTGATGAATATTCCAACCATCTGGACATTGTGTTGGTGAATACATAGAAATCAGAGCAGCAGTAACTGACATAATGTTCTGGAGAAACAAGGAGAATGAATAAAGTTATACAAAACGAGTCTTTGTAGACTGAGTTCATCATTATTAGGTAAGTGTCAGTTTTGAGGATTATTTTCACTAATCAGCTCCACTTCTCTTGGTTAATCCAAAGACTTAAATCAACTTCTAAACTCCACTGAAGTTGATTCAGAGTGGAAGAAGCAGTCTACTTCTAGAATGTTTCTTAAACAttcaaaacatgaatgtttaagAAAACGAAAGGGGATGATTTGACTTTATTGGGAGAATTTCTATGCAGTATTGGTTTCTGCTGtacatccccagaaccaaacatgaagaagcagcattcagtttctatgcaccacaaatctggaacaaacttccagaaaactacaaaacagttgaaacactgagtttgtgtttagagttgcttttgaaccataagaAATGAAATACTGACTATAATATTTGATTCATGTTGTGCTTCATGATTTTGAAGATggtatttaacaaaatgtaatgtttattgtttgtttcacaATAAGTAAAGAGCTTtaaactgtcttgttgctgaaatgtgctacacaaataaacttaaacattttctcatctcaattctttttttccagctgtttaAATAAGAATTATaaacaaactcaacattttctaataaatatttctgacatgtaaaataatacagtgtatatatatactgtatatatatgtatatatgtaatCATCCCTCTTGATCGCCTTCCATCTTTGGAGTCAGTTTGTGGATCTGCTGATGATCAACAAACCGAGCAGCAACCTGTTTCTCAGGCTTCTGGACTGGTTTCCTCCTCTGGAAATCTCCCATTTAAGAGCTGCCATCATGTTCTGACTGGGTTCAGGCCAGGTGGGGAAGGGGACCATGTCATAAGCTTTTTATCTTTACTGCCTTTATTTGGTAGCAAGGCAGAGAATTCTTGGATGCATGTTGTGGAACATTGTCCTGTATAAAAATCATCATCTGGTCAAGACTCATCCTTACTACTCAGGCATGTATGTCTCTGATCACTGAACATCTGGTACTTCTAGCTACTCAGGTAGGATGCAGTTATGAAATATAACAGAATTGAAAGATAATAGCTTCCTCGTAGTTTCGTCTCAAATCTTTGatcaatctgtttttttccctcaaccCTTTTCagtaatactttatttgaaggggggtaaataagactgtcatgacactttcataaacatgacacaacacCTTTCATGagcatgaataagccttcatgaatatttatgactgttgtcataaagcgtcattcggtaaattatgacacttttaatacaaagttgacatttttcaaaatgtctttgttatgacaacttgacattaaccaagaaatccttactgtttaaactttacctttaataacaaagttacctaatttttaaagtacaattttataacaaatttatatcagtaatcaggatttttttacttatttatgtttttgtctaaaGAAAAGAAGCTCCCTAGTAATCATGCACCTGCTTCATTAATATACCTGCTCTGCTTAAGCAAAAGTTTATTCAGcgtggagttggaaaatatcactaaaatgATGATGAGTTGAAAGTACTCACCTGCCAAATAATCCTGCAGAAGGTGAAGAGCGGACAGGAAGTTGTCACATCTCAAGGCTCCAGTAGATCCTTTGTTCCTGACATTACCAGGACAGAGTTTGCTCCTCAGGAACCTTCAGTTTAGGAGAAAACAATctagtttttcatctttttgcaCAAAGGCACACAATGAAGTGCAACATAACTAACCTGTTGTATCATAATGTTGACTTCTTGCTGattcttcatattttcaaaaatatcaagCAAATATGAAGCTGGTTTGATTAACCCCCATCTGCATAACCCCactccttcctcctccacctcatCCTCCACCTCATCCTCCACCTTCTCCATCACCGTGTTTAGTATCGATCCATTTACactgtgcgtgcgtgcgtgcgtgcctGCATGcctgcatgcgtgcgtgtgtgtgtgtgtgtgtgtgtgtgNNNNNNNNNNNNNNNNNNNNNNNNNNNNNNNNNNNNNNNNNNgtgtgtgtgtgtgtgtgtgtgtgtgtgtgtgtgtgtgtgtgtgtgtgtgtgtgtgtgtgtgtgtgtgtgtgtgtgtgtgtgtgcgtgcgctcTGGgcagttttttgtgttttcgtTTTCCTTCACTCTGTGGTTCACTTCCCTCTCTGCTCTTCATGGGGTTAGTGAGTGCAGATAAGGTGGAGAAAGCAGCACCAATATGACCCACCAGAAAACTACTTCAGATCTTACCTGAAGGTTGACTGGTTGACATTAGGATATGATATCATATGCAATCATTTGAGTTCCAGAGATCTTCTCTGTAATTCCAATTGGATCCACTTGAGTCGACGTTAAGGTATCTAAAAGTTACGTTTCCTGACACCTGACTACAGATTATGTGTGAACGCTGTCGGGTGTTGTTGATTGCTTCACAAGCCcttactgaaaaaaagaaaaactgcatttttctcCAACAGCACCTGACAGTGACTGCCCTGACTGAACCCGGCTCCGTCTGAGTGGAGGAGGGGCCAGTAGGGGCCGGTAGGGGCCGGTAGGGGCCAGTAGGGGCCATACGGCACAGATGGAGGGAGGTGCAGACAGGAAAgttgaaaagatgcaaacacaGGAAGGAGGtagcagaagaaaagcagaataattacttcatttttttattgcctttttatttcaaaatatcaaaCTCAAAACTCAAGCCGGCTTTGTCCTTACTGCCTGACTAAAGGAAACCCATCTGTCTTCTGATTGCAGTTGTAAAATtcatatttctgaataaaatcacAGCTCACTGCAGTTTCTACCAGATTTTCACATCTAGATTTCAGGGTTGTTGTGATACTAAAATTTTAAACCTGATATGACACCAATAAGTAATTAAGCagggtttgttttctctgataAATATTAGGAATATTATCAAttataatgcaaataaatattttcactgcTTCAATCAATGTAAAATCATTAAGTGGATGTAGCctttaattagaaataaataaataaaatagagtgCCTTCTCTACTGGGAGAGGTGCAGTTTGGGTTTGGTTTATTTCTCATACTGCCAGCTGCCGTTCCTCCTCTCTGAGGCCCATCAGGAGCAGTTTACCAGAGGCAGGTGCCAGATTATTCTGCTTTGTTATCCTCTCTCTGAATCCAGagatacttttacttttttctgctcCTCCTTGCCCCACTTCCTGTCAGAGTTCCATTTCCAGCTCTGTCACCTTGGCTTTCTGCTGTTTGGCGTCTCTTCTTAAATCTCTTCGCCCTCCTGGAACACACTCCAACCCTCCCCACCTGGTTACCATCCGATCACCTGCCTTGAGTACTTTGTCACCACATACAGTCTTCATTTAATAAAAGCGATCCCACACTTATGGCATCTTCATTTTGTAAATCAGAACTGTCCTGGAACATGGAGGTAACCAGCGTGTCTACATGAAAGACCAAAACAGGACAAGAGACCCAAACACATCAATGAGGAGAAAATAGATAGATTCATAGATGATTGAGAGACCTGTTCTacagcacaggtgtcaaactccagggTTCAAAGGTCATTGTTCTGCAACCTTTAGAtatgtctctacttcaacaaacctgaatcaaatgggGTCATTAGATGGATTATGGTGAACTTGCCTACGTACTGAGGAGGTGATTTAGCTATTTGATCCTGATGTGTTGGATCAGTGGGACACCTACTGTAAATAATGCAGGGCAGTGACCCTctaggactggagtttgacatctCTGGTCTACAGGGGCTAGAGGTGGCTGCACTGACTGGGGAATGGGAGATGGAGCTGAAGGTGGCAGAGGTAAGGATGATCAGACTTTCATTGGTAGTGATTAGAAATGAGTATATCAGAGGGATAAACTCTTGGGGAGACATTACTTGGACATGTGCTGAGGACACATAGTGGACCTATAGGACTTGGAGACAAGACTATGATGCTgccagagagagacagagaaagagagaccaCACAGGTATGTTGATAATGTGCTGAGGTCACCCTCTCCTAAAGAAAGGAGTAGATTGAGAAATAAGACACATAAAATGGTATAAAGTATCTGTTCTTTAAACCCTAGCAGAAGACAATAATAAGTGAGTCACTGGAGATGGAGATGCTTAACTGTTTGCCACACTTGCTTCTTGTTTCAGACTCTTTTTGGCTTTCATTAAAGTTCAGGAAGCGAGAGTCACTCTCATTAAGGGGTGAGGTCATCTGACAGGATGGAATGTTTCATCCATTTGCCCTGAGCAGTTACCAGGAACCTTCTGAAGAGCGCTTCGGCTCATTGGTGACGTGCAGGTGATGTAAGCAGACAGAGATTCAGACTGATTCAGAAGTCCTTCTGCCAGTTCTACCGGTGGTGATGTCAGTAGTAAACGCTGGTCTCCTTCCATCCAGTCACATGTCCTCTGTTTGACACATGGACTGGAACATGTGTCTTTTTCAAgagtattttcattttacatgaGATCAAGGAAATATCGGGAAGGGGAATTCTGAGAGATGCAAGGACATAAAAGGCAGATACTACAACAGAGAAATAAATCCAGACCCCCAACAGAATCCTTCCTGGATCAACCGTCCCCATCAATGTTTAATAGAGGAATTAGTTAGACTGAATGCTGCAGCCATCACATCTCTGGAGGGTCATTATACACTTTAGGCTGCTATAGGAGTTTCTAATGGATATGAAAActgttcatatttattgatcctTAAAGGAAATCTGagtgaaatctttatttttctggactttgcattgtttgtgtttcttttcaagACTCATTTCATTGTGCTGATGTTGAGTCGTTCTTTATGTGTCCAGTTCCAACTCTTTATAGAGCAGACAGTAAAACTCTTCCAATTTGACAGGAATCAGGCTAACTATTCTTTTGCACTAGAGCACCACCTGGTGGGTAAGAGCTACCATTACCATGGCTTGGATACAAACGGAACAGAAGCCTTACTGATGGAAACTAGAACCTAGACTCTTGACTTGTAACTTTCTTCACATGACATTCGGCATCCTGTGTTAATGATTTATCACCAGCATCATGGATCACTGTGGACCAATAATCTACACCTCCTGGCCCAATGGCTGAATTACCAATGGAAGGATGAGAGATCACTGTTCACATTGAGGGAATGAGATCCAACTTCGCCTCAACTCATCTTGCTGATGTTATGGAAATGAACAACTCTCAAGAACCaaaattaaattcaagtctTCACCATCCTTTGGCTAGTAATCTAGTATCTGACATGCAGCTACCGTCTCACAGAAGAATTCactaaaccttttcacattggAATTAACCTCCTCTGTATTGTAGTGGGATTTTACGacacagaccaacacaaagtaatgcacaACTGTGAAGAGGGAGGATAtaggacatttttcaaaacttttacaGGCATAAGAGTTTTACCAATCTCAGCTATAAGCAGATGTCAGTTGAACATTTACAAATTGTTGGCTTTTAGACCAGATATAAATCTATAAGATTTCTTCAAACCAGAAAAGACAATTACCATGACCTTAAATAGTTTAAGGTCATGATTCCAGGAAACTGTCCAGTCTGGCTGAATGACAAAGGAGAGTAAAATGAAGTTTAGCCAGAGTGATGTAAAACTCGTTTCCCAACATTGCAAATTCTTGAAGGAAATTCTGGAAAGTATTGATAGTATATGAAAAaactgagcttgagctgttgTATTTTAGATTTCCTTTAAtcagaataaattattaaaccaCAAGCTCTGTGTGTCTCACCTGTGGACGTTttaggtgtttttcttttccaaagaGACCAGGAACAAGGTCGACACCTGTGATGGCTTAGCATGGTAAACAGATTCCATTAGTTCAAAGATGGCAGATTGATTGGTATTGTACAAAACATTCACCAACACTTAGcgtgaaaaaacaaactaaagaccCTCTGAACcgaagatgtttttctttcacgaTAATGACCCAACACTGAGAATAAAAGCACAGAGTTCACAGATTAAATGTCTCACAGTTTTATCTGACTCTGTTCACTGACATTCTCCATTTTGTctacaggttttctttcttcctccttgTCCTCCATCGTCAGCGGCAACCAGGAATCCCTGTGCAACCTCTCGTTCCTCTCCACCTGCTGCGGGCTGGGTGGTGTGGTTGTCTGCAGGTGTGCCGGAAGGTGTTTGTACTCATCGTTGTTGATGTCGTAGTCCTTCATCTTTGAGCCCAGCATCCACCAGCAGCCAGTGAAGCCGACGTCCAGCACCCGCTGAGGAAGCTCCCTCCAGGGCACCGACAGGTTGGAGCAGCGGGCCTCGTACAGCGTGGCATCTGGGTCGTAGTCGGCACGGTACACCACACTGAGGAGTCCCAGGCTGGCGTACCGGAGTCGGCCTTCGTTACGAAGCTTCACTAGGCTTTGAACGTGGCCGTCAGAGATGCCGTTGCGTATCCACGGTGACAGAAGGCCCAGCTGGTTGGAGCGCTCCAGCAAGGCGGCCTCAAAAGATGACTGGTCGGGTTTGGTGTGAAAACAGACATAGGCCCCGCCCAGCAGAGACAAGTACACAGAGGACTTTAGCGGCCGCTCCCAAGTGCCAACAACCATCTCCCTGAACGCTTCCTTATAGTCGGACAGCAGGCTGCCACACCACACACCTGGAGACAACAGAAGACACAGTTGTGGTGTTAATGTTACGCATggttaaaaactacaaatggcCACCTgtgatgacatcacaaaagAGCACTGATGACAAAAGGTGACGCTGATTGTTATGATGATGCCCATGCTGGAAGTTTTAAACCAATTACAATGATAGTTTGACTCAGTGCactctttttaataaaagacaaCAGTTAAGGCAAAATGTTCATCAGGGAGGGTTGTCACCTCTCATCTGTCTTTTCTAAACCTCATAAATAATCATCACTGTTGAAGTCAGCTGGCATAGTTTCTATTGGGACTGACACATTAACATCT
It encodes the following:
- the timm29 gene encoding mitochondrial import inner membrane translocase subunit Tim29, with the translated sequence MASMRTARRMFCAAAQAAATPAPSSRWERLRRSKAGVWCGSLLSDYKEAFREMVVGTWERPLKSSVYLSLLGGAYVCFHTKPDQSSFEAALLERSNQLGLLSPWIRNGISDGHVQSLVKLRNEGRLRYASLGLLSVVYRADYDPDATLYEARCSNLSVPWRELPQRVLDVGFTGCWWMLGSKMKDYDINNDEYKHLPAHLQTTTPPSPQQVERNERLHRDSWLPLTMEDKEEERKPVDKMENVSEQSQIKL